The DNA segment AGGGTAACGAGCTGGCCGAAGGCATCCGTGCCGACGCCGATCGTCAACGCCGCGTGCTGCTGGCTGAAGCCTATCGTGAATCCGAAGAGATTCGCGGTGACGGCGATGCCCAGGCCGCTGCGATCTACTCCAAGGCCTACGGTCAGGATCAGGAGTTCTACGGTTTCTACCGTAGCCTGCGTGCCTACCGTGAAAGCTTCGCGAACAAATCCGACGTCATGGTTCTCGACCCAAGCAGCGACTTCTTCCGTTACCTGGAAAAGTCCAAGCCTTGATACGACGTTGACCTGAATCACTCCGCCCGGCGGCTAAAACCTCGGGCGGGGTGATCCTTTGGGAAAACGTGTGTATGATGCGGCAGCCGGGAAATTCCCGGCTTTTTTGCGTCTGCACGTTTGATTGCTGTTTTTTGTTGCAGGCATCGGGTTGAATGGCCCGAGAGTATTTCGAGGAAGGTGATGGGCGAAGCCGGTAACAGGCCTTTCGTCGCGTCGTTCATGCGCGTGCGTTTTGAACGAGTCGGTCATTTTCTGCTTCACTCAAGGCTCGCCCGCAGGCTGGCCGCCCGGATCAAAGGGGAATGGCGTAATGGCAACGGTAGACCGCTGGCTGCTGCCAGATGGCATCGAAGAAGTACTGCCACCGGAAGCGGCGCGCATTGAAGTCGCGCGTCGTCAGGTGTTGGATCTGTTCCAGAGCTGGGGTTACGAGTTTGTCGTGACTCCCCATATCGAGTACCTGGAATCCCTGCTGACCGGTGCGGGCCAGGATCTGGATCTGCGTACCTTCAAGGTCATCGACCCGCAGTCGGGCCGGCAGATGGGTTTCCGTGCCGACATCACGCCGCAGGTGGCGCGCATCGATGCGCACACCCTGCGTCGCGAAGGCCCGAGCCGTCTGTGCTATGCCGGCAGCGTGCTGCATGCCCAGCCGCGTGCACTGTCGTCCTCGCGCAGCCCGATCCAGTTGGGTGCCGAGCTGTATGGCGATGCCAGCCCGAGCAGCGACGTTGAAGTGATCAGCCTGATGCTGGCCATGCTGCAACTGGCCGATGTGCCGGATGTGCACATGGACCTTGGTCATGTCGGCATCTATCGTGGCCTGGCGCGCGCCGCCGGTCTGTCCGGTGAAGTCGAGCAGCAGTTGTTCGATGCGCTGCAACGCAAGGCCATCGACGAGGTCATTACCTTGACCGAAGGCCTGCCGGCCGATCTGTCCGGCATGTTGCGGGCGCTGGTCGATCTGTGTGGCGGTCGTGAAGTGCTGACTGCCGCCCGTGAGCGTCTGGCCAATGCGCCGGCGCCGGTGCTGGCCGCGCTGGAAGATTTGCTGGAGATCGCCGATCGTCTGGCGGCGCGCTTCCCGGAGCTGCCGCTGTACTTCGACCTGGGCGAGCTGCGCGGCTACCACTACCACACCGGTGTGGTGTTCGCAGTATTTGTCCCGGGCGTGGGCCAGTCCATCGCTCAGGGCGGTCGTTACGACGACATCGGCGCCGACTTCGGTCGTGCCCGTCCGGCGACCGGCTTCTCTACCGATTTGAAAACCCTGGTGACCCTGGGGCGTGCTGAGATCGAGCTACCGTCTGGCGGTATCTGGATGCCTGACAGTACGGATGCGGCACTCTGGCAGCAGGTTTGCCAGTTGCGCAGTGAGGGTCAGCGTGTCGTTCAGGCGTTGCCTGGACAACCTTTGGCCGCCGCCCGTGATGCGGACTGCGACCGGCAATTGATTCAGCAGAACGGGCTTTGGCAAGTATCGCCACTGGCTTCTTGAGTTTTCCTGCCGGCCATCGCCGGCACCAAGTTTGCGCGAATGAGGACAAGTGTTATGGGTAAGAATGTCGTAGTCCTGGGCACCCAATGGGGTGATGAGGGCAAAGGCAAGATCGTTGATCTGCTGACCGAACATGCTGCCGCCGTAGTGCGCTACCAAGGTGGCCACAACGCTGGCCACACCCTGGTGATCGACGGCGAGAAAACCGTCTTGCACCTGATCCCGTCGGGCGTGCTGCGCGAAGGCGTGCAGTGCCTGATCGGCAACGGCGTGGTGGTTGCACCTGACGCCCTGCTGCGTGAGATCACCAAGCTGGAAGAGAAAGGCGTACCGGTGCGCGAGCGCCTGCGTATCAGCCCGTCCTGCCCGCTGATCCTGTCCTTCCACGTGGCGCTGGACCAGGCCCGTGAAAAAGCCCGTGGCGAGCTGAAGATCGGTACCACCGGTCGCGGCATCGGCCCGGCTTACGAAGACAAGGTTGCACGGCGTGGCCTGCGCGTGGGCGACCTGCTCAACATGCCGCGCTTCGAAGACAAGCTGCGTGAACTGGTGGATTACCACAACTTCATGCTGGTGGGTTACTACAAAGAGCCGGCCATCGAGTTCGAAAAGACCCTGGCCGAGTGCAAGGAATACGCTGAGCTGCTCAAGCCGCTGATGCTGGACGTGACTGCCGAGCTGCACGACCTGCGTCGCGCCGGCAAAGACATCATGTTCGAAGGCGCCCAGGGTTCGTTGCTCGACATCGACCACGGTACCTACCCGTACGTGACCAGCTCCAACACCACCGCAGGTGGCGTGGCCACCGGTTCGGGCGTTGGCCCGATGTTCCTGGACTACATCCTGGGCATCACCAAGGCTTACACCACTCGCGTTGGTTCGGGCCCATTCCCGACTGAGCTGTTCGACGACGTGGGCGCGCACCTGGCCAAGCAAGGTCACGAGTTTGGCGCGACCACCGGCCGTGCCCGTCGTTGCGGCTGGTTCGACGCCGTCATCCTGCGTCGCGCTATCGATGTGAACAGCATCTCGGGCATCTGCCTGACCAAGCTGGACGTCCTCGATGGCCTGGAAACCATCAACATCTGCACCGGCTACAAGGACGCGCAAGGCAACGCCGTGGCGCCGACCGACGCTGACAGCTACGTGGGCCTGCAGCCTGTGTACGAAGAAGTGCCGGGCTGGACCGAATCTACCGTGGGTGCCAAAACCCTGGAAGAGCTGCCAGCTAACGCTCGTGCCTACATCAAACGCGTTGAAGAGCTGATCGGCGCGCCGATCGACATTATTTCGACGGGTCCGGACCGCAACGAAACCATCGTTCTGCGTCATCCGTTCGCTTGATAAGTCGTTGATGTAAAAAACAAAGGCCCCTTAATCGGGGCCTTTGTCGTTTATGCCTGTTGGACGGCATGACCTTTGCTGTAAATCTTCCTACAAGAGTGCCATCAAATTAATGGCGTCAGAAGTAGAGGGATTCACAGTGTCGGCCGTTCTCTCACTGTTACAAAGCCGTTTGTTGCGGCCCGTGTTCGTTACCCTTGGTATCGCCCTTTTGGTGCAGGTGCTGGTGGCAGTCGCCCTGACACGAAGCACCGTCACGGCGCTGGAAGCCGATCTCGGCACTCGCCTGGGCGCAGACAGCCAGAAGCTTTCGGGTGAGCTGGAGCAGGCCGGGCGTGAAGTCACGTCGAGCCTCGACGCCTTGTCCGCCAGTACTCGTCAGCGTCTTACTGCGGGTCTGTCTTCGCGTCTGGAAGAGGAGCAGGCGCAGCTGCGTACGACTCTGGAAAAAGACCTCAAGGACTCGGCCAACGACATGGCCCAGTTGCTCGCCTCGGTCGCGCCCCGTGCCATGTGGGATAACGACGTACCGACCCTCTCCGAGTTCGCCCGGCGCGCCCAGCGCAATCCCAACGTGCTGTTCGTGGTCTACGATGACGCCACCGGTCAGCACCTGACGCGTTATCTCAATCGCGAAAACCCGATCAACAAGGCCTTGCTGGAAAAAGGCCAAGGCGAGCGTGCGCTCGATAAAG comes from the Pseudomonas sp. RSB 5.4 genome and includes:
- a CDS encoding ATP phosphoribosyltransferase regulatory subunit, which encodes MATVDRWLLPDGIEEVLPPEAARIEVARRQVLDLFQSWGYEFVVTPHIEYLESLLTGAGQDLDLRTFKVIDPQSGRQMGFRADITPQVARIDAHTLRREGPSRLCYAGSVLHAQPRALSSSRSPIQLGAELYGDASPSSDVEVISLMLAMLQLADVPDVHMDLGHVGIYRGLARAAGLSGEVEQQLFDALQRKAIDEVITLTEGLPADLSGMLRALVDLCGGREVLTAARERLANAPAPVLAALEDLLEIADRLAARFPELPLYFDLGELRGYHYHTGVVFAVFVPGVGQSIAQGGRYDDIGADFGRARPATGFSTDLKTLVTLGRAEIELPSGGIWMPDSTDAALWQQVCQLRSEGQRVVQALPGQPLAAARDADCDRQLIQQNGLWQVSPLAS
- a CDS encoding adenylosuccinate synthase encodes the protein MGKNVVVLGTQWGDEGKGKIVDLLTEHAAAVVRYQGGHNAGHTLVIDGEKTVLHLIPSGVLREGVQCLIGNGVVVAPDALLREITKLEEKGVPVRERLRISPSCPLILSFHVALDQAREKARGELKIGTTGRGIGPAYEDKVARRGLRVGDLLNMPRFEDKLRELVDYHNFMLVGYYKEPAIEFEKTLAECKEYAELLKPLMLDVTAELHDLRRAGKDIMFEGAQGSLLDIDHGTYPYVTSSNTTAGGVATGSGVGPMFLDYILGITKAYTTRVGSGPFPTELFDDVGAHLAKQGHEFGATTGRARRCGWFDAVILRRAIDVNSISGICLTKLDVLDGLETINICTGYKDAQGNAVAPTDADSYVGLQPVYEEVPGWTESTVGAKTLEELPANARAYIKRVEELIGAPIDIISTGPDRNETIVLRHPFA